One part of the Pecten maximus chromosome 1, xPecMax1.1, whole genome shotgun sequence genome encodes these proteins:
- the LOC117330430 gene encoding mucin-2-like, whose protein sequence is MESDSTTTAVPFLTTTTLPETAKASVQATTTTKGPSSTTTATLPKTTTTASSTTTTILQDTTITVASSATDITATLEPSTTPTQLPETTTTQVNSTTTKTVPETTASTVSSTTISIIPETTTIPIPSTTTTMVPETTTTAETSTTTTTFPEITTTSIPSTATNIVTETTITTTPLSTFSTTPEITSTTSIMIPDKTTTSATTTIVSETTSTRDVETSTIPVLFSTTEPLTTEEGSNEADTAEVASTESVITEATSPAPITTEAESTELISIEAGSTELVTFEATPYESVTTEVTSSESVTAEVTSSESVTTEAVITDTMSSKSFITEIGSTEQVTAETASTEKVTTAKAYTEPTTTEATSTEPFTPEATSFESLTTEAGSTAPVSIEAGSTESVITEATSPEPITTEATSFESVTTEAVITESMSSKSFITEAGSTELVTIETASTEPVTAETASTEKVITATASTEPTTTETASTEPVTAETASTEKVTTATAYTEPTTTEATSTEPFTPEATSFESVTTEAGSTEQVSIETSSTELVTTKATSHISVTTEVTSSESVTTEAVITESMSSKSFITEAGSTELVTIETASTEPVTAETASTNKVTTATASTEPIKTEATSTEPITNEATSSEPITTEASSTEPVTTAIASTEPITTEATSTEPGTTEATSTEPITNEAASTEPITTEATSTEPGTTEAAFTEPVTAETAHTEKVTTEAMSFESVTTEAVSTEPVSIEAGSTESVTTEAGSSEAVIPEAMSSKSSINVQVSTEPVTIETASTEPITIETVSTEPITIETASTEPITFEAASTEAVTIETASTEAVTIETASTEAVTIEAGSTEVVTTIAATIEPAATEAASVEPVTTEERFTITGSTESVTAEVLTTRKVTTKLVTTESVTSEPMTNAFVTTVIVSPTKTAETSDTNTGSNIEQTTELNTQAISLTPMNQPSTTSITTQRDKSPYTSYTNFGDEMSTTAITTLGDEPSTTTITTLGDEPSTTTITTLGDEPPTTTITTLGDKPSTTTITTLGDEPSTTTITNLGDEPSTTTITTLGDEPSTTTITTLGDEPSTTPITTLGDEPSTTTITTLGDEPSTTTITTLGDEPSLQQSQLLKTNRPLHQSQLWETNRPLHQSQLLETNRPLHQSQLWETNCPLHQSQLWETNRPLPQSQLLETNRPLHQSQLWETNRPLHQSTGRRTVTTITTLGDELSTTPITTRGDEPSIATITTLGDEPSTTTITTLGDEPSTTTISTLGDEPSTTPITTLGDEPPTTLITTLGDEPLTTTITTLGDEPSTTPITTLGDEPFTTPITNLGYEPSTTPITTLGDEHSTTSITTLGDEPSTTSITTLGDKPSTTPITNLGYEPSTTTITTLGDELSTTSITTLGDELSTTSITTLGDKPSTTPITTLGDEPSTTPITTLGDKPTTTTITTLGDELSTTSITTLGDEPSTTTITTLGDEPSTTTITTLGDKPSTTPITTLGDEPSTTPITTLGDEPSTTPTTTLGDKPTTTTITTLGDEPSTTTITNLRDELSTTTITTLGDEPSTTPITTLGDEPSTTPITTLGDEPSTTPITTLGDEPSTTPITTLGDEPSTTTITTLGDEPSTTTITTLEDEPSTTTIITLGDEPSTTTITTLGDKPSTTTITTLGDEPSTTTITTLEDEPSTTTITTLEDEPSTTTITTLGDEPSTTPITNLGDEPPTTSITTLGDELLTTTITTLGDKPSTTTITTLGDEPSTTTITTLGDKPSTTTITTLGDEPSTTTITTLGDKTTPSSITTIVDDSSAKSITTLENEPSTTSVITFGGEQSTTPISTTITTFVDEPSTVSITTHGDYPSSTSSGDEPSTVSITTHGDHPPSTSSGDEPSTVSMTTHGNYPSSTSSGDEPSTVSITTHGDHPSSTSSGDEPSTVSMTTHGDHPSFTSSGDEPSTLSTTTHGDHPSFTSSGDEPSTVSITTHGDHPSSTSSVDEPSTVSTTTHDDHPSSTSSTALGGEITTTSLVEETSPSSTSDLGNELIGDETYTLTTTLREQSSISVVSSFSDETITLSTDQTSTVPNDDYQTPTASSSGVSSPSSPKHITETPNTITNIQTTTAENVVNSSVSQIDKTVTETSNVPTIARASNPSTTESVTSVSEQPETTPTSPPSTTVVSVTPGSTNVVTEPPTVTVDTPQTDQYLSSIALVADWDEAYEDPNSVEYRDLMHAVLAPGSIKVDYEVVMSHKQLEGDTLGEALWNAYGNIDYPSMMLKEDAISFLDETKLKEISEPDSIDTSPTESAVVNLCALKPCTGNAVCHVVQDINECLEGPCGDHALCYNSPGSYQCVCHPGYLMVSGGCKDRDECLSFPCPGNAHCNNTDGSYNCTCFDGFISIGNTCEDINECDADPTPCPSNSDCVNIDGGHVCVCLTGYNKVDATCEDTNECLTGVCGVNADCLNTKGSYQCSCKIGYTAINNNCEDIDECMYGLCPPNANCTNIPGSYTCTCQTGYIDIGTMCEDINECLWSPCMEFATCENSVGSYRCSCLPGFTMDGNTCVDIDECKSNPCPSHSKCWNNQGNYACACEKGFYQKTPYECLGN, encoded by the exons ATGGAATCTGATTCTACTACTACAGCCGTACCGTTCTTAACGACCACAACCTTACCGGAGACAGCTAAAGCATCAGTTCAAGCCACAACAACCACAAAAGGACCATCATCCACAACGACCGCAACTCTTCCCAAAACAACTACGACAGCATCATCCACAACCACCACAATTCTTCAAGACACAACAATCACGGTAGCATCATCCGCAACAGATATAACTGCCACATTAGAACCATCCACAACGCCTACACAATTGCCGgagacaacaacaacacaagtcAATTCCACAACGACCAAAACTGTTCCCGAAACAACAGCCTCGACAGTATCATCCACAACGATCTCAATTATTCCCGAAACAACCACAATACCTATCCCATCAACAACGACCACTATGGTTCCTGAAACAACAACCACGGCAGAAACATCCACAACGACCACAACGTTCCCGGAGATAACTACAACATCTATCCCATCAACAGCAACCAACATTGTTACGGAAACAACAATCACAACAACACCATTATCAACGTTTTCAACTACACCGGAGATAACATCTACAACGAGCATAATGATTCCCGATAAAACTACAACATCC GCAACGACAACAATTGTTTCGGAAACAACATCCACAAGAGATGTGGAAACAAGCACCATACCCGTACTATTCTCTACTACTGAGCCACTCACTACTGAAGAAGGATCCAATGAAGCAGACACTGCTGAAGTAGCGTCTACTGAGTCAGTCATTACTGAAGCAACGTCTCCTGCGCCAATCACGACTGAAGCAGAATCTACTGAGCTAATCTCTATCGAAGCAGGATCGACTGAGTTAGTCACTTTTGAGGCAACGCCATATGAATCAGTCACTACTGAAGTAACATCTTCTGAGTCGGTCACTGCTGAAGTTACATCTTCTGAGTCAGTCACTACTGAAGCAGTCATTACTGACACAATGTCATCTAAGTCTTTCATAACTGAAATAGGCTCTACTGAGCAAGTCACTGCTGAAACAGCGTCTACTGAGAAAGTAACTACTGCAAAAGCGTATACTGAGCCAACCACTACTGAAGCAACGTCTACTGAGCCATTCACGCCTGAAGCAACGTCTTTTGAGTCACTCACAACCGAAGCAGGATCTACTGCGCCAGTCTCTATCGAAGCAGGATCTACTGAGTCAGTCATTACTGAAGCAACATCTCCTGAGCCAATCACGACTGAAGCAACGTCTTTTGAGTCAGTCACTACTGAAGCGGTCATAACTGAATCAATGTCATCTAAGTCATTCATAACTGAAGCAGGCTCTACTGAGCTAGTCACTATTGAAACAGCGTCTACTGAGCCTGTCACTGCTGAAACAGCGTCTACGGAGAAAGTCATTACTGCAACAGCGTCTACTGAGCCAACCACTACTGAAACAGCGTCTACTGAGCCCGTCACTGCTGAAACAGCGTCTACTGAGAAAGTCACTACTGCAACAGCGTATACTGAGCCAACCACTACTGAAGCAACTTCTACTGAGCCATTCACGCCTGAAGCAACGTCTTTTGAGTCAGTCACAACTGAAGCAGGATCTACTGAGCAAGTCTCTATCGAAACATCATCTACTGAGTTAGTCACTACTAAAGCAACGTCACATATATCAGTCACTACTGAAGTAACATCTTCTGAGTCAGTCACTACTGAAGCGGTCATAACTGAATCAATGTCATCTAAGTCATTCATAACTGAAGCAGGCTCTACTGAGCTAGTCACTATTGAAACAGCGTCTACTGAGCCAGTCACTGCTGAAACAGCGTCTACTAATAAAGTCACTACTGCAACAGCGTCTACTGAGCCAATCAAGACTGAAGCAACGTCTACTGAGCCAATCACGAATGAAGCAACGTCTAGTGAGCCAATTACGACTGAAGCATCATCTACTGAGCCAGTCACTACTGCAATAGCGTCTACTGAGCCAATCACGACTGAAGCAACATCTACTGAGCCAGGCACTACTGAAGCAACGTCTACTGAGCCAATCACGAATGAAGCAGCGTCTACAGAGCCAATCACGACTGAAGCAACATCTACTGAGCCAGGCACTACTGAAGCAGCGTTTACTGAGCCAGTCACTGCTGAAACAGCGCATACTGAGAAAGTCACTACTGAAGCAATGTCTTTTGAGTCGGTCACAACTGAAGCAGTATCTACTGAGCCAGTCTCTATCGAAGCAGGATCTACTGAGTCAGTCACGACTGAAGCCGGATCTTCTGAAGCAGTCATTCCTGAGGCAATGTCATCTAAGTCATCCATTAATGTACAGGTCTCTACCGAGCCTGTCACTATTGAAACAGCGTCTACTGAGCCTATCACTATTGAAACAGTTTCTACCGAGCCTATCACTATTGAAACAGCGTCTACTGAGCCTATCACTTTTGAAGCAGCGTCTACTGAAGCAGTCACTATTGAAACAGCGTCTACTGAAGCAGTCACTATTGAAACAGCGTCTACTGAAGCAGTCACTATTGAAGCAGGATCTACTGAAGTAGTCACTACTATAGCAGCTACAATTGAGCCAGCCGCTACTGAAGCAGCGTCTGTAGAGCCAGTCACTACTGAAGAACGATTTACTATAACAGGTTCTACTGAATCAGTCACTGCTGAAGTATTAACTACTCGAAAAGTCACTACTAAATTAGTCACAACTGAATCAGTGACTAGTGAGCCAATGACAAACGCTTTTGTGACAACAGTCATCGTTTCACCAACAAAGACGGCGGAAA CATCAGACACAAATACTGGATCAAACATAGAACAGACGACAGAATTAAATACACAGGCTATATCACTCACTCCAATGAACCAACCGTCGACTACTTCAATCACAACTCAACGGGACAAGTCGCCGTATACTTCATACACAAATTTTGGAGACGAAATGTCAACTACAGCAATCACAACTCTGGGAGACGAACCGTCCACCACAACAATCACAACTCTGGGAGACGAACCGTCcactacaacaatcacaactcTAGGAGACGAACCGCCCACTACCACAATCACAACTCTGGGAGACAAACCGTCCACTACCACAATCACAACTCTTGGAGACGAACCGTCCACTACCACAATCACAAATCTGGGAGACGAACCGTCCACTACCACAATCACAACTCTGGGAGACGAACCGTCCACTACCACAATCACAACTCTTGGAGACGAACCGTCCACTACACCAATCACAACTCTTGGAGACGAACCGTCcactacaacaatcacaactcTTGGAGACGAACCGTCcactacaacaatcacaactcTGGGAGACGAACCGtcactacaacaatcacaactcTTGAAGACGAACCGTCCACTACACCAATCACAACTCTGGGAGACGAACCGTCCACTACACCAATCACAACTCTTGGAGACGAACCGTCCACTACACCAATCACAACTCTGGGAGACGAACTGTCCACTACACCAATCACAACTCTGGGAGACGAACCGTCCACTACCACAATCACAACTCTTGGAAACGAACCGTCCACTACATCAATCACAACTCTGGGAGACGAACCGTCCACTACACCAATCAACTGGGAGACGAACCGTCACTACAATCACAACTCTGGGAGACGAACTGTCCACTACACCAATCACAACTCGTGGAGATGAACCGTCCATTGCAACTATCACAACTCTGGGAGACGAACCGTCcactacaacaatcacaactcTGGGAGACGAACCGTCCACTACCACAATCTCAACTCTGGGAGACGAACCGTCCACTACACCAATCACAACTCTTGGAGACGAACCGCCTACTACATTAATCACAACTCTGGGAGACGAACCGCTtactacaacaatcacaactcTGGGAGACGAACCGTCCACTACACCAATCACAACTCTGGGAGACGAACCTTTCACTACACCAATCACAAATCTGGGATATGAACCGTCCACTACACCAATCACAACTCTGGGAGACGAACATTCCACTACATCAATCACAACTCTAGGAGACGAACCGTCCACTACATCAATCACAACTCTAGGAGACAAACCGTCCACTACACCAATCACAAATCTGGGATATGAACCGTCcactacaacaatcacaactcTTGGAGACGAACTTTCCACTACATCAATCACAACCCTAGGAGACGAACTTTCCACTACATCAATCACAACTCTGGGAGACAAACCGTCCACTACACCAATCACAACTCTGGGAGACGAACCGTCCACTACACCAATCACAACTCTGGGAGACAAACCGACcactacaacaatcacaactcTTGGAGACGAACTTTCCACTACATCAATCACAACCCTAGGAGACGAACCGTCcactacaacaatcacaactcTAGGAGACGAACCGTCCACTACCACAATCACAACTCTGGGAGACAAACCGTCCACTACACCAATCACAACTCTTGGAGACGAACCGTCCACTACACCAATCACAACTCTGGGAGACGAACCGTCCACTACACCAACCACAACTCTGGGAGACAAACCGACcactacaacaatcacaactcTGGGAGACGAACCGTCCACTACAACAATCACAAATCTGAGAGACGAACTGTCCACTACCACAATCACAACTCTGGGAGACGAACCGTCCACTACACCAATCACAACTCTGGGAGACGAACCGTCCACTACACCAATCACAACTCTGGGAGACGAACCGTCCACTACACCAATCACAACTCTGGGAGACGAACCGTCCACTACACCAATCACAACTCTGGGAGACGAACCGTCcactacaacaatcacaactcTGGGAGACGAACCGTCcactacaacaatcacaactcTGGAAGACGAACCGTCCACTACAACAATCATAACTCTTGGAGATGAACCGTCCACTACCACAATCACAACTCTAGGAGACAAACCGTCcactacaacaatcacaactcTTGGAGATGAACCGTCcactacaacaatcacaactcTGGAAGACGAACCGTCcactacaacaatcacaactcTGGAAGACGAACCGTCCACTACCACAATCACAACTCTAGGAGACGAACCGTCCACTACACCAATCACAAATCTGGGAGACGAACCGCCTACTACATCAATTACAACTCTGGGAGACGAACTGCTtactacaacaatcacaactcTGGGAGACAAACCGTCcactacaacaatcacaactcTTGGAGACGAACCGTCcactacaacaatcacaactcTGGGAGACAAACCGTCcactacaacaatcacaactcTTGGAGACGAACCGTCcactacaacaatcacaactcTGGGAGATAAAACAACCCCTTCATCAATCACAACAATCGTTGACGATTCGTCTGCTAAATCAATCACAACTCTTGAGAATGAACCGTCCACTACATCAGTAATAACATTTGGAGGCGAACAGTCTACAACACCAATCTCAACAACAATCACAACGTTTGTTGATGAACCGTCCACTGTATCAATTACAACACACGGTGATTATCCATCTTCTACCTCTAGCGGGGACGAACCGTCCACTGTATCAATCACAACACACGGTGACCATCCACCTTCTACCTCTAGCGGGGACGAACCGTCCACTGTATCAATGACAACACATGGTAATTATCCATCTTCTACCTCTAGCGGGGACGAGCCGTCCACTGTATCAATTACAACACACGGTGACCATCCATCCTCTACCTCTAGCGGGGACGAACCGTCCACTGTATCAATGACAACACACGGTGATCATCCATCCTTTACCTCTAGCGGGGACGAACCGTCAACTTTATCAACCACAACACACGGTGACCATCCATCCTTTACCTCTAGCGGGGACGAACCGTCCACTGTATCAATTACAACACACGGTGACCATCCGTCCTCTACCTCTAGCGTGGACGAACCGTCCACTGTATCAACCACAACACACGATGACCATCCATCTTCTACCTCTAGCACAGCTCTCGGGGGCGAAATAACCACTACCTCTCTGGTGGAGGAAACGTCACCTTCATCAACTTCAGATCTCGGAAACGAACTAATCGGGGACGAAACCTATACTTTAACAACAACGCTTAGGGAGCAATCTTCCATTTCAGTAGTCTCATCATTCTCAGACGAAACAATTACATTGAGTACAGACCAGACGTCAACTGTTCCGAATGACGACTACCAAACACCAACTGCATCCAGCTCAG GTGTTTCCTCCCCTTCATCTCCTAAACACATCACCGAGACTCCGAACACCATAACGAATATTCAGACCACTACCGCCGAGAATGTTGTCAATTCGTCAGTCTCGCAAATAGATAAAACAGTCACAGAGACATCAAATGTGCCAACGATAGCGAGAGCCTCAAACCCCAGCACGACAGAGTCAGTTACTTCAGTTTCCGAACAACCTGAAACTACGCCAACATCGCCGCCTTCAACAACGGTGGTATCAGTCACTCCCGGTTCTACTAACGTGGTAACCGAGCCACCAACAGTTACTGTGGACACACCTCAAACAGATCAGTACCTGTCGTCAATAGCTTTAGTTGCAGACTGGGATGAGGCGTACGAGGATCCTAACTCAGTCGAATATAGGGATCTCATGCATGCCGTCTTGGC TCCAGGCAGTATCAAAGTCGATTATGAAGTCGTCATGAGCCACAAACAACTTGAAGGAGATACTTTAGGGGAAGCCTTATGGAATGCTTATGGGAACATTGATTATCCGTCTATGATGTTAAAAGAGGATGCCATTTCCTTTCTAG ATGAAACAAAACTCAAGGAGATCAGCGAGCCAGACTCCATAGATACCTCACCCACTGAGAGCGCTGTAGTTAACCTATGTGCTCTAAAACCATGCACGGGAAATGCTGTCTGCCATGTCGTTCAAG ATATCAACGAATGTTTGGAAGGACCGTGTGGAGACCATGCTCTCTGCTATAACTCTCCAGGTAGCTACCAGTGTGTCTGTCACCCGGGCTACTTGATGGTGAGCGGTGGATGCAAAG ACAGGGACGAGTGTCTGAGTTTTCCTTGTCCTGGTAACGCCCATTGTAACAACACGGACGGTAGTTACAACTGTACCTGTTTTGACGGCTTCATCAGTATCGGCAACACGTGCGAAG ACATTAACGAATGTGATGCCGATCCAACCCCGTGTCCCTCTAACTCCGACTGCGTTAATATTGATGGTGGTCACGTGTGCGTGTGTCTCACAGGTTACAATAAGGTCGATGCTACATGTgaag ATACAAATGAATGTCTCACTGGTGTATGTGGCGTAAATGCGGACTGTCTGAACACTAAAGGAAGCTACCAATGTTCCTGTAAAATAGGGTACACCGCCATCAACAACAACTGTGAAG atatagACGAATGTATGTACGGTCTTTGCCCTCCCAATGCCAACTGTACCAACATACCCGGGAGTTACACATGCACTTGTCAAACTGGGTATATCGATATTGGAACGATGTGTGAAG ATATAAATGAATGTTTGTGGTCACCTTGTATGGAGTTTGCCACCTGTGAGAACTCTGTTGGAAGTTACCGGTGCTCATGTCTACCTGGCTTCACTATGGATGGGAACACGTGCGTCG ATATCGACGAATGCAAGAGCAACCCGTGTCCAAGTCATTCAAAGTGTTGGAATAACCAAGGCAATTACGCATGCGCTTGCGAGAAGGGATTTTACCAGAAAACACCTTACGAATGTCTTGGTAATTGA
- the LOC117331259 gene encoding mucin-5AC-like → MTATALEISTTPGPFTKTVLETTTIAPAASTKPPVASSAKTTIVPEITAAPEATTIVQETLTSPEATKTTVTGTTTTTQAASTKPTLASSVKITVPQTTLTPEETTTAVPETTLTPEETTTAVPETTLTPEETTTVLLNFDTPKATTTVPQTATTAMSATPATVHEISNTQVASTATATVSEISTTPEALSINATTVLEKTTTLEATTSSTIDTEPTTFSTLETTVLEATNLPETTTIATVLETTTSSLALIETTVPEITTIPVESLTTTLPKTTIAPITLTCYCRIILNDNNRPGDNYNSSLIHNNHNCSENNIHNSTVNNFCGNDYYFCTIQKKQIIIIIIFNNNNKFFSETTTTPLSPQTEATRTTLLKKNNFSSSIYNNNNCS, encoded by the exons ATGACAGCAACTGCTCTGGAAATCTCTACTACGCCAGGACCATTTACAAAAACTGTACTTGAAACAACAACTATTGCGCCAGCAGCATCAACAAAGCCACCTGTAGCATCATCAGCAAAAACAACAATCGTTCCGGAAATAACTGCTGCACCAGAAGCAACAACAATTGTTCAGGAAACACTTACTTCACCAGAGGCAACAAAAACAACTGTAACTGGAACAACAACTACTACGCAAGCAGCATCAACTAAGCCAACTTTAGCATCATCAGTAAAAATAACTGTTCCGCAAACAACTCTCACACCAGAAGAAACAACAACAGCTGTTCCGGAAACAACTCTTACACCAGAAGAAACAACAACAGCTGTTCCGGAAACAACTCTTACACCGGaagaaacaacaactgttctgttAAACTTTGACACACCAAAGGCTACAACAACTGTTCCGCAAACTGCTACTACAGCAATGTCAGCAACACCGGCAACTGTTCATGAAATATCTAATACACAAGTAGCATCAACGGCGACAGCAACTGTTTCGGAAATCTCTACTACACCAGAAGCATTATCAATAAACGCAACAACTGTTCTGGAAAAAACAACTACACTTGAGgcaacaacatcatcaacaatTGATACGGAACCAACCACCTTTTCAACACTCGAAACAACTGTTCTGGAAGCAACTAATCTACCAGAAACAACAACAATAGCAACTGTTCTCGAAACCACTACTTCATCGTTAGCATTAATCGAGACCACTGTTCCTGAAATAACTACTATACCCGTGGAATCATTGACAACAACTCTTCCGAAAACAACTATTGCCCCTATAACATTAACG TGCTACTGCCGTATCATCCTCAACGACAACAACCGTCCCGGAGACAACTACAACAGCAGTCTCATCCACAACAACCACAACTGCTCCGAAAACAACATCCACAACAGCACCGTCAACAACTTTTGCGGAAACGACTACTACTTCTGCACTATCCAGAAAAaacaaatcatcatcatcatcatctttaaTAACAACAACAAGTTTTTTTCGGAAACAACTACAACACCTCTATCACCGCAAACAGAAGCAACAAGAACAACtcttctgaaaaaaaacaacttcagCAGTAGcatatacaacaacaacaactgttcCTGA